The following are from one region of the Acidobacteriota bacterium genome:
- a CDS encoding glycosyltransferase family 87 protein: protein MKLLKRKEFLYFFVFFIIFISLTLIYFLKVKKEMVDFSVYYKAGERIINGESLYRIEDGHYQFKYPPFFAFLFSFISFFPLNIAKLIWFYLEIIASILIFYFSIKLINRDDARNLMVIFLSFLILAKFYGHEINLGQVNSVMNFFLILMVYFFVLKKDFLSGLFLSISVIIKPYYSIFLIYFFFKRKIKLVLSSLIFTTIFFFIPTIFYGLKGNFLEVEKWIKNLSVSTPSLISSQDNVSLMAFFTKNVTKGKDVLIFYFIFLILFFFLLIYLHSIGEINVLKNQEILESSMILIMIPLISPLGWDYTLISSTLGVVILVKYFNRFETAHKFILVLNFALIGGTLYDLMGRKLYSEFMNYSVLTINFLIIIFYLSLLRLKKIL, encoded by the coding sequence ATGAAATTACTAAAAAGAAAAGAATTTTTATACTTTTTTGTATTTTTTATAATCTTTATTTCTCTCACTCTGATTTATTTTCTTAAAGTAAAAAAAGAGATGGTGGATTTTTCTGTTTATTACAAAGCAGGCGAAAGAATTATAAATGGAGAATCGTTATATCGAATTGAAGATGGGCACTATCAATTCAAATACCCTCCTTTTTTTGCTTTCTTATTTTCATTTATATCCTTTTTTCCTCTTAATATTGCTAAATTAATCTGGTTCTATTTAGAAATTATAGCATCCATTTTAATTTTTTATTTCTCGATTAAATTGATAAATAGAGATGATGCCAGAAATTTAATGGTTATTTTTCTCTCTTTTTTAATTCTCGCAAAATTTTATGGCCATGAGATCAACCTTGGACAGGTAAATTCTGTGATGAATTTCTTTCTGATTTTAATGGTATATTTTTTTGTGTTGAAAAAAGATTTTCTATCAGGATTGTTTCTTTCGATTTCAGTAATCATCAAGCCCTATTATTCGATTTTTCTTATCTATTTCTTCTTTAAGAGGAAAATTAAACTTGTATTGAGTTCATTAATTTTTACAACAATCTTTTTCTTCATCCCAACAATTTTTTATGGACTTAAGGGAAACTTTCTTGAGGTAGAAAAATGGATTAAGAATCTTTCAGTATCTACTCCTTCTCTTATTTCTTCTCAAGATAATGTTTCCTTGATGGCATTTTTCACAAAGAATGTGACTAAAGGAAAGGATGTTTTAATTTTTTATTTTATTTTTTTAATCTTATTTTTTTTTCTTTTGATTTATCTTCATTCAATTGGAGAAATAAATGTCTTAAAGAATCAGGAGATTCTTGAGTCTTCAATGATTTTGATTATGATACCACTGATTTCCCCCCTTGGATGGGATTACACTTTGATTTCATCAACGCTTGGAGTTGTAATTTTAGTTAAGTACTTTAACAGGTTTGAAACAGCGCATAAGTTTATATTAGTATTGAATTTCGCTCTTATTGGTGGAACTCTTTACGATCTCATGGGAAGGAAATTATATTCAGAGTTTATGAATTATTCAGTTTTGACGATAAATTTTTTAATAATCATTTTTTATTTATCACTTCTCCGCTTGAAAAAGATACTATAG
- a CDS encoding ABC transporter permease subunit has translation MYSLRFLLISILTISLFIVNGISYTSRYKIEIKEYSDNIIEEEEKLRSLSSNLGKLSLHDQKFYLSPRPTAFINEAFEKHLPNLFIFNAFRIFEYQPRKGGGNPFLQKFQDVDWIFIISIILSFGIIVLTYDGISGEKERGSLRLSISMNINRWKIILGKYFGVLITIFIPLLVGVILNLLIITNFKSIPLGTDVLVKVLSSLALSFLYISSFTFLGLLMSSLTKHSSTSLVSLLLCWAILVLLIPNMGAIIISQIHSVPERGEIIEKISLVKKEMFENAPEGTWAMEPSNPFRPSHKVRAETTNKMLQAEMSIRNDYYQKQLNQLKLARNLSRISPAAQFRYANETIILGGIIRFEHLKRKLEIYRQILLEFVKREDANDPNSPHWINPESELFFTNKPVNYEIIPKFKDEIPKGSEQVKNIFIDFSLLIFSNLLLLYLAFIAFLKYDVR, from the coding sequence TTGTATAGCCTTCGCTTTTTGCTGATTTCCATTCTTACAATTTCTCTTTTTATTGTTAACGGTATTTCTTACACCTCTCGTTATAAAATTGAGATTAAAGAATATAGCGACAACATTATCGAAGAAGAGGAAAAATTACGTTCCTTGAGTAGCAACTTGGGAAAGCTTTCCCTTCATGACCAGAAGTTTTATTTGTCTCCCAGGCCAACTGCTTTTATCAATGAAGCTTTCGAAAAACATCTTCCCAATCTATTTATTTTCAATGCGTTCCGCATATTTGAATATCAACCCCGTAAAGGAGGTGGAAATCCTTTCCTTCAGAAATTTCAGGATGTCGACTGGATTTTTATCATCAGCATAATCTTAAGTTTTGGAATTATAGTGTTAACCTATGACGGAATTTCTGGAGAGAAAGAAAGGGGCTCATTAAGGCTTTCAATATCTATGAATATAAACAGGTGGAAAATTATCCTCGGAAAATATTTTGGAGTATTGATTACCATTTTCATACCATTATTGGTGGGAGTAATTTTAAATCTTTTGATTATCACAAATTTTAAATCCATTCCCCTTGGAACCGATGTATTAGTTAAAGTTCTTTCATCATTGGCGCTATCTTTTTTGTATATTTCCAGCTTTACTTTTCTTGGCTTGCTGATGAGCTCCCTTACAAAACATTCATCCACAAGTTTGGTTTCTTTACTTTTATGCTGGGCAATCTTGGTATTGTTAATTCCTAATATGGGAGCGATTATAATCTCCCAGATACACTCTGTGCCAGAGCGAGGAGAGATTATTGAAAAAATTAGCTTGGTAAAAAAAGAAATGTTTGAGAACGCACCTGAAGGAACATGGGCAATGGAGCCCTCAAATCCTTTCAGGCCATCTCATAAGGTGAGGGCTGAAACTACAAACAAGATGTTACAGGCAGAAATGTCAATTCGAAATGATTATTATCAAAAGCAGCTGAACCAACTTAAATTGGCAAGAAATTTATCGAGGATCTCACCAGCAGCACAATTTAGATATGCAAACGAGACTATAATACTCGGAGGAATAATTAGATTTGAGCATTTAAAAAGAAAATTGGAGATCTATCGCCAGATTCTTTTAGAATTTGTTAAAAGAGAGGATGCTAATGACCCTAATAGCCCCCATTGGATCAACCCGGAGTCAGAGTTATTTTTCACGAACAAACCAGTTAACTATGAAATTATTCCAAAGTTCAAGGATGAAATTCCTAAAGGGAGTGAACAGGTTAAAAATATATTTATCGATTTCAGCTTATTAATCTTTTCTAATTTATTGCTACTTTACTTAGCTTTCATTGCTTTTTTAAAATATGATGTCCGTTAA
- a CDS encoding polyprenol monophosphomannose synthase, which produces MKALIIIPTYNEAENIENLIKEIFNLKIQDVELSVLVVDDNSQDGTSEIVEKLMKENKNIFLIKRERKSGLGSAYIRGFKYALEKNFDFAFEMDADFSHKPSYIPDFLNEIKNNDLVLGSRYIEEGGISNWGIIRRFISRVGNIYAKLILGIPVNDLTGGFKCFRSSVLRNLELDRISSDGYCFQIEVNYLCYRKGFKIKEIPIMFQEREKGKSKISKRIIWEAIWKVWSIKIASFFN; this is translated from the coding sequence ATGAAAGCTCTTATAATAATTCCCACATATAATGAGGCAGAAAATATCGAAAATCTGATAAAGGAAATTTTTAATCTCAAAATCCAGGATGTAGAGCTCAGCGTTCTTGTGGTGGATGATAATTCTCAGGATGGAACTTCTGAAATAGTTGAAAAATTGATGAAAGAGAATAAAAATATTTTTTTAATAAAGAGAGAAAGAAAATCAGGTTTAGGCTCAGCATACATAAGAGGCTTTAAATACGCCTTAGAAAAAAACTTTGATTTTGCTTTTGAGATGGATGCTGATTTTTCCCATAAGCCTTCATACATTCCAGATTTTTTAAATGAAATTAAAAACAATGATTTAGTTCTTGGTTCAAGATACATTGAAGAAGGAGGCATATCCAACTGGGGTATCATAAGAAGATTTATAAGCAGAGTCGGAAACATTTATGCAAAGCTTATTCTTGGGATACCGGTTAATGATCTAACAGGAGGGTTCAAGTGTTTTAGAAGCTCAGTTTTAAGAAATTTAGAGCTCGATAGAATCTCCTCTGATGGCTATTGTTTTCAGATAGAGGTTAACTATTTGTGTTATAGAAAAGGATTTAAGATAAAAGAAATTCCGATTATGTTTCAGGAGAGAGAAAAAGGAAAATCTAAAATATCTAAAAGAATAATCTGGGAAGCTATCTGGAAAGTGTGGAGCATAAAAATTGCTTCTTTTTTTAACTAA
- a CDS encoding ABC transporter ATP-binding protein: MAEVRFENISKRFNNVEVIKGINIVIKDREFFTFVGPSGCGKSTILNMIAGLESVSEGYIYFDGKIVNDTSPKERDVAMVFQSYALYPHLNVFENIAFPLRIKKLSAEYIEREVNKVSEMLGIESLLKRLPKELSGGEKQRVALGRAIIRKPKVFLLDEPLSNLDAKLRMEMRAELKKLHNELKVTMIYVTHDQAEAMTLSDRIGVLFKGEILQVGSPMEVYEFPENVFVGEFVGSPSMNFIEGTIKREDGYFFYSDGLRVNIQENILKKILNKISNERLIVGIRPEYIKISKQKTLKGIESYIYAVEPMGSESFVTVKLYDKKLTCKAEPEFKAEFGEKVFIEFNELKFHFFERDKGGRIKI; encoded by the coding sequence ATGGCAGAAGTAAGATTTGAAAACATAAGTAAAAGGTTTAACAATGTTGAAGTTATAAAAGGAATCAACATAGTGATAAAAGATAGAGAATTTTTCACTTTTGTTGGGCCGAGTGGATGTGGAAAATCCACTATATTAAACATGATTGCAGGTTTAGAATCTGTATCAGAGGGATATATATATTTTGATGGAAAAATAGTTAATGATACATCTCCAAAAGAGAGAGATGTGGCTATGGTTTTTCAGAGTTATGCTCTATATCCCCATCTAAATGTTTTTGAAAACATTGCATTTCCGTTGAGGATTAAAAAATTGTCAGCTGAATACATCGAAAGAGAAGTAAATAAAGTTTCAGAAATGCTTGGAATTGAAAGCTTATTAAAGAGATTGCCAAAAGAATTAAGTGGTGGAGAAAAACAGAGGGTTGCATTGGGGAGAGCTATAATAAGAAAACCGAAGGTTTTTCTTCTGGATGAACCTCTTTCAAACCTTGATGCAAAGTTGAGAATGGAAATGAGAGCCGAGTTGAAAAAATTGCACAATGAGTTGAAGGTCACTATGATTTATGTTACGCATGATCAGGCTGAAGCAATGACTCTTTCTGATAGGATTGGAGTTCTTTTTAAAGGAGAAATTTTACAGGTTGGTTCTCCAATGGAAGTATATGAATTTCCTGAGAATGTATTTGTTGGTGAATTTGTCGGGAGCCCTTCAATGAATTTCATAGAAGGAACGATAAAAAGAGAAGATGGTTATTTTTTCTATTCCGATGGATTAAGAGTCAATATCCAGGAAAATATATTGAAAAAAATATTAAATAAAATATCAAATGAAAGATTAATTGTTGGCATAAGACCGGAGTATATAAAAATCTCAAAACAAAAAACACTTAAAGGAATTGAATCATACATCTATGCAGTTGAACCTATGGGGTCAGAATCATTTGTAACTGTTAAATTATATGATAAAAAATTAACATGCAAGGCAGAGCCTGAGTTTAAAGCTGAATTTGGAGAAAAAGTATTTATCGAATTCAATGAATTAAAATTTCATTTTTTTGAAAGAGATAAGGGAGGGAGGATAAAAATTTAA
- a CDS encoding ABC transporter permease subunit: MIWNISKKEFLSSLLTFKFLIGLLLCVLLIPISINLSLVHYLERLKIYQQESQKYEKEFKEIYVYSQIRPTVLKKPEPLSIFISDSEEVLGNKVKILLGQVPFLAEGSATERENPFLASFLNIDFTFICSVLLSLFALLFTYDSFSKEKESGTLATTLANNISRDRLIVGKLLGHVLTLLPIILLSFIVSFLVILVHRSIEFKIEDWLRILSISLSSLLYVLIFLLLGMFISTLTSRSSTSLMIALFIWVFLVIIVPNASLFLSQSLTSIIPKEAIDKATKNLNEEFGKKVKNFEEKLPKPVMGINWLYIGGIDGQTRMISPKDVMENRRQLNSFSEPLRIEYAQRKYAIQQNYLNDLIRQSNLTKYLSIISPLTIFRHIASGLTRTDLESHLQFIEKCKRYREQIINYYMSKNLFSSFAYFTQMKESEMRTADEWIAYYTEGKYKTYRELESVTKGNFFRMFAEFKYGPIDILKHLKSYLDVNDILRFSLKNENYIDTLQRISIDLIVLIIIVVILFSLSYVATIRYDPRYQ; the protein is encoded by the coding sequence ATGATATGGAATATCTCTAAAAAAGAATTTTTGAGTAGCCTTCTCACTTTCAAATTCCTTATTGGCCTATTGCTCTGTGTTTTATTGATACCTATAAGTATTAATTTATCTCTTGTCCACTATCTTGAAAGATTGAAAATTTACCAGCAGGAGAGCCAAAAGTATGAAAAGGAATTCAAGGAAATTTATGTTTACTCCCAAATTCGTCCAACAGTATTAAAAAAGCCTGAGCCTCTAAGTATATTCATTTCAGATTCAGAAGAAGTCCTTGGAAATAAAGTAAAAATCCTCCTCGGGCAAGTTCCTTTCCTGGCTGAGGGCTCAGCTACTGAAAGGGAAAACCCATTTCTTGCTTCATTTCTTAACATTGATTTTACTTTTATCTGCTCGGTCTTACTTTCTCTTTTTGCCCTTCTTTTCACTTATGATTCTTTCTCTAAAGAGAAAGAAAGTGGAACATTGGCAACTACTTTAGCTAATAATATCTCCCGTGATAGGTTGATTGTTGGAAAACTATTAGGTCATGTTCTCACATTACTTCCAATCATATTATTGAGTTTTATTGTAAGCTTTTTAGTAATCCTTGTGCATCGCTCTATTGAATTTAAAATTGAAGACTGGCTTCGAATATTGAGCATTTCTCTTTCTTCATTGCTTTATGTTCTTATTTTTTTACTTTTAGGTATGTTTATTTCTACTCTTACTTCTCGCTCTTCCACTAGTTTGATGATTGCATTGTTTATCTGGGTTTTTCTGGTGATAATTGTGCCAAATGCCTCGCTTTTTTTATCTCAAAGTTTGACCAGTATCATACCTAAAGAAGCAATAGATAAAGCTACAAAAAATCTGAATGAAGAATTTGGAAAAAAGGTAAAAAATTTTGAAGAAAAACTTCCTAAACCCGTAATGGGAATAAACTGGCTTTATATAGGTGGTATAGATGGACAAACTCGCATGATCAGCCCAAAAGATGTAATGGAAAATAGAAGGCAATTAAACTCATTTTCTGAACCACTTAGAATAGAATATGCCCAGAGAAAATATGCGATCCAGCAAAATTATCTAAATGACCTTATTCGACAAAGTAATTTAACTAAATATCTTTCAATAATTTCGCCTCTAACTATATTCAGACACATAGCTTCTGGCTTAACCAGGACAGATTTGGAGAGTCATCTTCAATTTATAGAAAAATGCAAAAGGTATCGAGAACAAATTATAAATTATTACATGAGTAAAAACCTGTTTTCCTCTTTTGCCTATTTTACCCAGATGAAAGAATCTGAGATGAGAACAGCAGATGAATGGATAGCCTATTATACAGAGGGAAAGTATAAAACTTATAGAGAATTAGAAAGCGTGACAAAGGGTAATTTCTTTAGAATGTTTGCAGAGTTTAAATATGGTCCGATCGATATCTTGAAACATTTGAAATCTTACCTTGATGTTAATGATATTCTCCGCTTTTCTTTAAAGAATGAGAATTATATCGATACACTCCAGAGAATTTCCATTGATCTCATCGTTCTTATCATTATCGTTGTTATTTTATTTTCTCTCAGTTATGTTGCCACTATAAGATATGATCCACGTTACCAATAA
- a CDS encoding ABC transporter permease, with amino-acid sequence MFKTIVKKEVQNNISSFKFFVIFLFLIILIPLTFFFLSIDYSKKADEYSQRQIEIENFLKNYAHFNRIGAILNPFQPPIPFHSMIRGISEDINLEFFDNDPIPIVFPLIDFTFIVSIFLSLAALILSYDSISGEREDLTLSSALSNSISRSRLILGKIAGGIITLLIPFFVSLLIGLLIISFNSKFNFNVSDWISFLIIIIGAIIYISIFYCIGIFISSKHRFSSSSILTSLFFWVLFVFIIPNISPYITSFIMKMPSYIKVQRETSRITDVERDELGRKLWRKKEAQLYKKYPFLKETPLEKDRKERAKTDLAFRKAMEEYTNEWQKAWEEANRIQNEKADKIWRQFGKKQDSQIIISGIISLLSPLSNFTYLASDLSSTGIRNMIHFARIGKNWAERFREYAMKKVSEFQKNHPAEDPWNTFIDMSDRPKFSYNQEELKGRLLWCLPFFSILIIFLLIFFISSYISFIKYDVR; translated from the coding sequence ATGTTTAAAACAATTGTGAAAAAAGAGGTTCAAAATAATATTTCTTCATTCAAATTCTTTGTAATCTTTTTATTTTTAATAATACTTATTCCTTTGACATTTTTCTTTTTAAGCATAGATTATTCTAAAAAAGCAGATGAATATTCCCAGAGGCAGATAGAAATTGAAAATTTCTTGAAAAATTATGCCCATTTCAACAGGATAGGAGCTATTTTAAACCCTTTTCAACCTCCTATTCCTTTTCATTCCATGATAAGAGGTATTTCTGAAGATATAAATTTAGAATTCTTTGATAACGACCCCATTCCTATAGTATTCCCCCTTATAGACTTCACTTTCATAGTCTCGATTTTCTTGAGCCTTGCTGCATTGATTCTCTCTTATGATTCTATTTCAGGAGAAAGAGAGGATTTAACTTTAAGCTCAGCTTTATCAAACAGCATCTCAAGGTCAAGATTAATCCTGGGTAAAATTGCAGGCGGAATAATTACCCTTCTTATCCCATTCTTTGTCTCCTTGTTAATTGGGCTTTTAATCATAAGTTTCAACTCAAAATTTAATTTTAATGTATCTGACTGGATTTCTTTTCTAATAATAATTATAGGAGCCATAATATACATATCAATTTTTTATTGTATAGGTATTTTTATATCCTCAAAACATCGATTTTCTTCCTCTTCCATATTGACTTCCCTTTTTTTCTGGGTTTTATTTGTTTTCATCATCCCAAATATTTCTCCATACATTACTTCGTTCATCATGAAAATGCCTTCATACATAAAAGTTCAAAGAGAAACCTCAAGGATTACTGATGTGGAAAGGGATGAACTTGGAAGAAAGTTGTGGAGAAAGAAGGAAGCTCAGCTTTATAAAAAATATCCCTTCTTGAAAGAAACTCCTTTAGAAAAAGACCGGAAGGAAAGAGCTAAGACTGACCTTGCGTTCAGGAAAGCTATGGAAGAATATACAAATGAATGGCAGAAGGCCTGGGAGGAGGCTAATAGAATTCAAAATGAAAAGGCAGATAAAATCTGGAGACAGTTTGGTAAAAAGCAGGACTCTCAAATTATTATCTCAGGAATTATTTCCCTTCTTTCCCCTCTTTCCAACTTCACATATTTAGCTTCTGATCTTTCTTCAACAGGGATAAGAAATATGATTCATTTTGCCAGAATTGGAAAAAATTGGGCTGAAAGATTCAGAGAATATGCCATGAAAAAAGTTTCAGAATTTCAGAAAAATCACCCTGCTGAAGATCCCTGGAACACATTTATTGATATGTCAGATAGGCCTAAATTCTCTTATAACCAGGAAGAATTAAAAGGAAGACTTCTATGGTGTCTTCCATTTTTTTCAATACTTATCATTTTCCTCCTGATATTTTTCATTTCAAGCTACATTTCCTTCATAAAATATGATGTGAGATGA
- a CDS encoding glycosyl transferase — protein sequence MSDFFQNGTITTLHRLGASNVEKLEEELFEISKKRKISLVLPALFSELKGRALPRIIKELQKVKYLYQIVITLGRTEKKEFKIAKDFFSALLQKVSIIWNDGERIQKLYKLLEKNELSAGPDGKGRSTWMAYGYVLADGESDVIALHDCDILTYNRELLARLIYPVANPNLNYEFSKGYYSRITDRLHGRVTRLFFTPFIRALRKIIGPNQFLEYLDSFRYPLAGEFSMIADLIRNIRIPGDWGLEAGVLAEVYANCSIHRICQSDLTDNYEHKHQPLLPKDPQKGLLKMVIDISKSLFRTLARDGIVFSDGFFKTLGATYSNIAMETILRYENDAAINSLVFDRHYEALAVETFIEGLRIAGEEFIKYPYSFPYIPRWRRISSAIPNFFEMILNAVKEDNK from the coding sequence ATGAGCGATTTTTTTCAAAATGGGACGATTACAACCCTTCATAGATTGGGTGCTTCTAATGTAGAGAAGCTGGAAGAAGAGCTGTTTGAGATTTCTAAAAAGAGAAAAATTTCCCTTGTCCTTCCAGCTCTTTTTTCTGAACTGAAAGGAAGGGCGCTTCCAAGAATAATAAAAGAACTCCAAAAAGTTAAGTATTTATACCAGATTGTTATTACTCTTGGAAGAACTGAGAAGAAAGAGTTTAAAATAGCAAAGGATTTTTTTTCAGCTCTTCTACAAAAAGTTTCAATAATCTGGAATGATGGAGAGAGGATTCAGAAACTATATAAATTACTCGAAAAGAATGAGCTTTCAGCAGGACCTGATGGAAAGGGAAGGTCAACATGGATGGCGTATGGATATGTTTTAGCTGACGGAGAAAGTGATGTAATCGCATTGCATGATTGCGATATTTTAACTTACAATCGAGAGCTATTGGCAAGACTGATTTATCCAGTAGCAAACCCGAATCTGAACTATGAATTCAGTAAAGGATATTACAGCAGAATTACAGATAGACTACATGGTAGAGTAACAAGATTATTCTTCACCCCGTTCATCAGAGCATTACGGAAAATAATCGGGCCAAATCAATTTTTAGAGTATCTTGACAGTTTCAGGTATCCTCTTGCTGGAGAATTTTCTATGATCGCTGACTTAATAAGAAACATAAGAATACCAGGAGATTGGGGACTTGAAGCAGGTGTCTTAGCTGAGGTATACGCGAATTGTTCGATTCATAGAATATGTCAGTCTGATTTAACCGATAACTATGAACATAAGCATCAGCCACTTTTACCTAAAGATCCTCAAAAAGGCCTTTTAAAAATGGTAATTGATATCTCAAAATCTCTCTTTAGAACCCTTGCAAGAGATGGAATTGTATTTTCTGATGGATTTTTTAAAACACTCGGTGCAACATATTCGAATATTGCAATGGAAACTATTTTAAGATATGAGAATGATGCTGCGATAAACAGCCTGGTTTTTGACAGACATTATGAAGCCCTGGCAGTAGAAACATTTATAGAGGGGCTCAGAATCGCAGGAGAGGAATTTATTAAATATCCATATAGTTTTCCTTATATTCCTCGATGGAGAAGAATTTCATCTGCGATACCAAATTTCTTTGAAATGATTCTTAACGCAGTAAAAGAGGATAATAAATAA
- a CDS encoding HAD-IIB family hydrolase has protein sequence MAEKAKKKIIIFTDLDGTLLDMDTYSFDEAKDALRIIELVKIPLIICSSKTRKEIEVYRERLKNFHPFISENGGAVFIPPNYFKRKYFFDRIEKDYKIIEIGVEYKKLIGIFSELKKNTGLKLRGFSEMKVEEIIKLTGLPEEEAKLAKQREYSESFLLVNKNEETVKILDETAKRMGVTVTEGGRFFNLSIGNDKGKAIKKLMNIFRREIGKDTLTLGLGDSMNDLPLLKAVDFPVLIRKKDRSVEWGIKLKLENVKISRVPGPAGWDEEVEEFLFKYY, from the coding sequence ATGGCAGAAAAAGCAAAGAAAAAAATTATTATTTTTACTGACCTGGATGGAACACTTCTCGATATGGATACCTACTCTTTTGATGAAGCAAAGGATGCTCTTAGAATTATTGAATTGGTGAAAATCCCATTGATTATCTGTTCAAGTAAAACTCGAAAAGAAATTGAAGTTTATAGAGAAAGGCTTAAAAATTTCCATCCATTCATTTCTGAAAATGGAGGAGCTGTTTTTATACCACCGAATTATTTTAAAAGGAAGTATTTTTTTGATAGAATTGAAAAAGATTATAAAATAATTGAAATCGGTGTTGAATATAAAAAATTAATAGGAATTTTTTCTGAGCTGAAGAAAAATACGGGATTAAAATTAAGAGGTTTTTCTGAAATGAAAGTAGAGGAAATCATTAAATTGACAGGATTGCCTGAAGAAGAAGCGAAGCTTGCAAAACAGAGGGAGTACTCTGAGTCATTTTTGCTTGTGAATAAGAACGAAGAAACAGTAAAGATATTGGATGAAACTGCAAAAAGGATGGGGGTAACTGTAACCGAAGGAGGAAGATTTTTCAATCTTTCAATTGGCAATGATAAAGGAAAGGCAATAAAAAAATTGATGAACATTTTCAGAAGAGAAATAGGAAAAGATACCTTAACACTTGGGCTGGGAGACAGCATGAATGATTTACCCCTTCTAAAAGCAGTTGATTTTCCGGTTTTAATAAGGAAAAAAGATAGAAGTGTTGAATGGGGAATTAAATTGAAATTGGAAAATGTTAAAATTTCTCGAGTTCCAGGCCCAGCTGGATGGGATGAAGAAGTAGAAGAATTTTTGTTTAAATATTATTAG